GTTATAGCTATGAAGAGACAGTTAACGGGAGGGGGGAATCACATTTTATTAACAGGGCAATACATATGCACAGTGTGATTTTTAGCACTCTTAGGTAAAGCTTGTTCTCTTGGTACTTACTTGTAATGTTTTTTACTTCTTGTTTAATAATTTGTCTTAGTGCTTGAAGCATTTTAAGGGCTGATAATTTTCCATCTTCATCTAAAAACTtgaacaaatgcttttcttttggatttcttttgggTGTTAGATAATAATAGGCTCCAGTGTCATCACACTCATCCAGCTGAAGTCTTGTAACGGGCATTACAAGCATGATGTCAAACTCATTTGGCTCAGATATCTGCAAAGTATGAGAATACAATAGTCGATGTGCAACTTAGGTTTTATTCTCTTTAGGCTTTTCTACCAGCTGTGGTTTTATCTACAACTGCCTTGGTCTACTTTTCATGTCTGGTGTGAAAGATGAGCTTATTTTTGTGGATTTGTATTACAAGATTGCTGTGCATTCGACTGGAGAAGAGCAATTTACTGATAGCAGTTCATTTCCCAGCTTTCcaacttaataatttttaagagagTTTTAAGATTCTTAATGCACAAACGCTGGTCTTAGTCATCCTTTTGCACATAGGAATCGgctgtgagggggaaaaaaatgcattgctgtgCCTGaagctgggttaaaaaaaaaaaagtgtccctGTGTTTGACTTCGTTTCAGGTTGAGCTGGAACCAGAGAAAAAGTAGTgatatttctcctgctttttgaaaAAACTATAAACTAAAACGACACACTAAAAATGGGCACACAGCCTTTCATGCAGAGCTGTACCCGACTCGTCCTGCGGTTACACTGGCCTTACCTGCGTGCTGGGCAAGGGCAGGGGCTTGCTGCGGCTTTAAAGCAAGTCCCGATCAGGCAGCGTCTCTTACTAAATGCACACGCGTTCATCTTTCGGTAAGTTGCCTGTTTTACAATTAATTTTCGTTAATTAACGTAGTAATCCTTAAAGTCTTTCTCGTCGGGATGGGCCAGCTTACAGCCGTTCTCAAGCGGCAGGAGCAGGGCGAAGCCCGCTTGTGcgagccgcccgccgcgccctCCACTTGCCGGGCTCCGGGGCTCCACCTGCAGCCGCCGCCCGTTTCCCCCCGGCTGCGCCGCGGCACCAGCCCGGAGCCCGGCCCGGCACCTGGGGTGCGTGAGGCTCGGGCGGGACGGCGCCGGGACGGCCGCAGGCCCGCACCCACCTTGACGTGCTCGTAGTAGCTGCCGGCGCCCAGCCGCTCGATGGAGTCGAAGCTGCCATCCTTGCTCCGGATGCCCTGGATCAGCTGCGACACGACCTGGTTCACCAGCCCCGACGCCTCGGACACGTCCTGGCGGCCCAGGGTGAGCCGCGACAGCACCTCCCGGAGGCGCAGGGCGCCCGCTGCCGACGGGGCGCGGCGGATGGCCGCGGGGGCCGCGACCGCCCCGTCGGGCACCTCCGCTCGCCTCTGCGCCGCGGGGGCTCTGCCGGCCGGTGCCCTGCCCCGAGGAGCGGCGGGCGCCtctccgccgcccgccgccgggtcCCTAACGGCGGAGGCTcgccgcgccgggcggccgcgccgggcggtGGATGCGTCCCTCCGCGGCGCCCGGAGGGTCCCGGCGCCGTCCGGGCTGCCGCCTGCGCCGCGGCCCCGCACGGAGCTGCGGGCTGCGCCCctcgccgcgccccggccccgcgagGCTGCGGGTGgcgccc
The Mycteria americana isolate JAX WOST 10 ecotype Jacksonville Zoo and Gardens chromosome 3, USCA_MyAme_1.0, whole genome shotgun sequence genome window above contains:
- the CGAS gene encoding cyclic GMP-AMP synthase isoform X2 — encoded protein: MCGAWRRNLPYARGGNPPSAGPRSPSRGRGEAAEAMDGAGGRGERGRRGAPPAASRGRGAARGAARSSVRGRGAGGSPDGAGTLRAPRRDASTARRGRPARRASAVRDPAAGGGEAPAAPRGRAPAGRAPAAQRRAEVPDGAVAAPAAIRRAPSAAGALRLREVLSRLTLGRQDVSEASGLVNQVVSQLIQGIRSKDGSFDSIERLGAGSYYEHVKISEPNEFDIMLVMPVTRLQLDECDDTGAYYYLTPKRNPKEKHLFKFLDEDGKLSALKMLQALRQIIKQEVKNITRNTWRLSFSHIEKAMMNNHGSSKTCCESDGPKCCRKGCLKLLKYLLEQLKMKHPKQLETFCSYHVKTAFFHSCVMWPNDTDWHLGDLDHCFQKYLGYFLDCLQKSQLPHFFIPQYNLLSVEDKASSAFLSRQIKHQLNNRFPIFHEIP